GTAAAGACATGAAGATAATTATATCAGAAACATCCAAATACTTCAGGGGTGGCTAAAATGCAAAAGGAGGAAGAAATGATATCACAGTCTGATTTAAATGTTTCTTGAGAGTAAAATCTGTGTAACTCATGAGCGAAAATGTTTGCAGAAAACCAACGTTTCTGCTCAGACAAATGTAGCCCAACTAAACGATCAGTCAGTCTCTACCAACGCAGGCGCAGACCAGGAACTTTCATTTTTAATTCAATGTGCTTCTGCTGTGTAAGATATCAAAGTACTTATCACCTCAAGCTCTCAGTTACTGCCTGTGTATCACTGTGACTTTAAAATCTTACCTGATTTAGTCTCACAATAAGATACAATCTTAGATTTTTTGAGCTCCCAGCTCACTCCGTTGCTATGGTTACATATGATGTGGTGTTTCTGCAGGTAGACGTCGACAGAAGCAGAATTTGACGTGATCTTCAAGCTTGGGTCTTTAACCAGAGAGCAGTTTTGCTCGTTACATTGAATAGTTGCGGTGATATTTGAGTCCTGTGCTGTGCAGGTCGCAGTGAGGTTACAGGAGGTGGAGAGGTTGGTGATGGGGGTCACTGTCAGCTGAGCTCCAGACACTGGATCTGAGAAATAATATCAGGTAGGAATGGTTTTAAAACAGTTCCATATCAACATTTACTAAGGACGATGAAAAATGATGCCTACCGAAAGAAACCTACCTTGGACTCTGACATTGTATTTAGCTACAGTTTGGTCTTTTCTACCGCTCAATATTGCACTATAACTCCCACTATCATGGTGTTGTACATTCTTTATGAGCAAGGAGTAATTATGTGTAGAAAAATTAGCTCTTCCATTGTATGTTTCATCTAAGAACACAATATCCGGAAGACGGTGTTTTACCACGTTATTATCGCTACCAAATTTCCAGATAAAATCTGTAACTTTTGAAATTCTAACAGTTGTGTTTGCATCCAGAAGTAAGTCTGTTCCACTCTTCACGaacacacgtccaggtcctaaAAGAACATTTACACAAGAACAGATATTAGAATCATGGTCAGCAGCAAAGATCCTGTGacattaaacacattttttttgtttaaatatttGATTATTCTATCATGTTTGCCCTAAACAGATGAGGAGAAAACACACAACAAAGACTTTTTCAACTGAGGCAGATCTGTTGGATTCTGGGAAATCCTCTCGCCGGTTATGTGAGAGTTTGGTTCTCCAAAGATTTCACTCCTCCCACTTAGTTCAGTGAGCATATTGCATTACTGGCTGCAGTGTACAACGTTAAACCTTTTTCCACTTGAAAAAGTAACACTCTGCATTGTTATAATTTTTTATGTCTAATAAAATTCTCTTTAAAGTGCAATTGACACAATAATAGACTCGAGCAAACTCATCACAgccatttaaaaacaataaatatgcAGATGTGAAATATTCATGATTCATGCTGTAATTTCATGTGATGTTTCAGCATCACATGGTCCAATAAATCCCAGTTATTAACATTCATGTTCATGTTCTGCTACATTGTGACTGCATgcatagaagaagaagaaaagcctgatttatggacTTTATCTGTAGGCTTGATTTCAGTAAGTCTACTACAACCAcgtgtcattttaatttttttctgtcaaaTCAAACTATGAAAATGTAACTTTATTATATGTCTGCATCATATCAGGCACTGCAAACTCTGGGGGTTTCgccctcagaaaaaaaaaacaattggcCACCTGAGGATTTGAACACTgtgccttttatttttttggtctaTTTAAACTAGAATGTAAACCATTTTCTACAAAGCTTTGGCAAAATCAGAAATACGGTGCAAACAGCATTTACATCTGGACAGTGGATGCTTCGTTTGACCTGTCTGAACACAAAGTGAAAGTTCTGACATCGAGTCTCCAAATAATGTCTTTGTCAACACATTTTCTACATTGCTGCACATCTGAATGAAGATTTGTGGGAATGGAAATTAAAACAAGTCAATAAACGACTCAGCCCAGCAAAGTCTGCATGATCCTGATTACTTTACAGTACATTTTCTCCAAAAGATGTGTAATGCACATGTTTGTCTACTTGTCCAACACAAAGCAGTGTCACAAACCATAGTTGTACATTATGAGATGGTAACGTATCCGTATGCTATTAGTTTCTGTTGGGCAGCGTTCACACGACATGAAGTGCGATGCATTAAAACTGTGAAACCTAAACGAAGTGTAACTCCTAACCGTGACCACGGGAGGGTCAGAGCGTGGCAGAAAAGTTTGAGTTAATGAGTGGGAGGGAAGCAGAAGCTTACGGTTAATGTTGAAAACACTGTGCAGGAAGAGATGTTCAAATATCACTAAAGTCTCCCACAGTCCCCTCCTTCCTCCATTTGTGGCCAAATAGACATTATCAACACATTTAAAGTAGATGACATTAATGTATTTTGGATTACAGAATGGATAACAACCTGTAATTCTTCCAGCATCTTTTTATGTGTTTACAAGGTTTAAGACCATCTCATTTAAGACCGTTGTGAAGTAATAAATGATCTAACATGTGCATTTCTAATAAATTATCAGCATTAGTATCACTGAAGTTCAAGCACCTACATTATTCTTAGTCTGAAGCCAGACACACTATGCTGTCAGTAAGACTGGGTGGGGACTTTTCTCcgaaaatactgttttatgccaaTACTTTACAGTCATCTACGGTAAACTTAAATCATTAGTGTTAGGTTTAATGTGAGGGATCTAAATCCACTCCAACATTTAAGAAAATGACAGATAAATATTTAGttttggattgttttttttggttgcaACATTTCAGTCCTCACAACTGTTCCATATTAGTGAGCATGACCAGTCACAGAGGTTTATTTCTCACAAAAGTTTCAGACAGGATCAGGTACCGTGAGATGAAAATTTAGATTTGTGTGGTTTCTTTTATGTTCGCAGTTTTTTTCCAGGAAACTGCTTTaaactttagttttagtttCACAGAACCACCACCATGAGCTGGCGTCTTTTCCAATGaataaaagttgatgttttaaGTGTTTGCTGACGCGCTGCTTAAGTGGagcaacaaaagaaaatttGTAAGAAGAATCAAAATGTTTTACCTTGTGCTGTAAGTGAATCCAGCAGAGCGATGATAACCAGGAGAACAAGAGCGGCCATGTCAACTGTCAAACTGCTTTAAGGAAGTAAGACTGAGAGCCTTGTTCCGTTGAACAGAAATTAATTTCCCTACTCACACATTACGTCACAACAGCTTCCAGTTTCTGTTATTTTTATTACACTTTGTCAATAACTTAGCAGTGTCAGAGACAGAGCAGATGGACCAGCTGTGGAAACCCAGACTCAGTCAGAGAGATGGCTGCAGGTGGTACCTGAGGACATAAATCTGAATGACATGATGAGGATATTTAGCAACATCATCACCCTGTGCTGGGAGCTGCAAAGACAAGAGGTGTTCAGTatatttagaaaattaacatgaTCAAGCAAAAAATCTTTTAATTAATGAATGATAATTAATAGAATATGACTTACATGTTATTACTGTCATGATTTATACAGTTGAGGGGCTTAGAAATCAACCAACCTGGCCAATAAATCCTTAAAtgtttggggttagggttgacaTTTGTTGAGAGTCCAAATTCTGCTACCACTAAAAAGGTCTTTCTAAAAACTtactaaaacatttaaaaacatctcaAAACTCTTCAAATAATGCACCGGGGGCCCCTACAACTACATCTACAAGGTGAAAAACTGTTTTGCTAATTTACACTTATCATAACAGAGTTCCTGTATAAAGTTACTGGAGACGCTCGTGTTCACGAAGCTCGAACTTatcacgaaaaaaaaaaaaatggagccaAAAACCATAAATTATGTCAGCCAAGGtcgcaggagaaaaaaaatcactgttCCAGTGTTCTTTGAGGAAAATGAAGCATTAACTGTTACTCACCTGTTGAGGGTAACGCGGATTTATGAGCAATGGCGTTTTTTCGTGGTGTGCGCATGCGCAGAAAGCATCGGTGGGACGTCCCGATGGGTAGGATAAAATGTCAGGACATCTGTATAAATGCTCAGGGTGCGGTGTGCCATGCATTTCATAGCGTTATCCACTTCTTTCCAAGCACTTAGATATGATCTACTGTACACTCACAATTTGAGCCAGTTTGTGACACAGCAGGATTCAGCTTTTCTCAACCATGAAGAATTTCATATGAAAGACATAagcccaaatatcacatttaaaAGACAGCTTTATTAAATCAGTTCTTAGAGCATCGCCTGATTTAGGCTCTCCCTCCTGAAAACTCCAGGATTTGATGCTAATGGAGCAAACATTACAAATACGTTCAGTTTCAACCTTTCATATCAACTCCAGTCAGCCTCGCTTCgtctttcatttcatttcactttAACATTCTCCCATTTCAGCACTCACCTCTGGTTTGGTCACCAGAGTGCGGTTAAGTCACCTCtataactgttaaaaaaaaagaagggccTCAACAAAATGACTTCTTTTGTTAATTTGATTGTGTTAGTACCTAAAAAATATCTGAAAGAGCCGACTGCTGCTGCCAGTTTCTCCAAATGTTTAACCCACAAATGCAATCACCAAATGGCATTCACATCCATGCTTGTGCAATAAGTGCAAGCGATTATCTAGAAAACATGACTTCTTCTGTTAGTTGCCTCAAAACAGCAATTACAGTTAGCTTTGTGGGATGCAGTTGTCTGTTTCGTTCTTTACAATAACTGCCACAAATTCAGTGAGTTTCCATGTGGAACAGCTGTCTTACTCAAGTAATATATCCCACACAGTCAGCTAACCCTTTGAAGGCACAAATGTACATCGAGTACTTACATAAAgtgctatttttttcttttgaaacagCAACAATTGTCAGACATAACATACCTACAACTTTTAAAGACTCAGTAAAAGTTAGGTCTACACTCCAGTTGTGGTGCAACATTATTTCAACAGCATTTTCAAAGCACTCTTTAGTGTCTGTTTCAACAGGAAACGAGGAAATATCATGAGAGAGGAAGTAGAAGGTGAGATATTTTGAGCTGCAGAATATCTCACTTTCTTATACGAGTTCTTATACGAACTCAAAGTCGCCTAACTTTTATAAATTACTATGTACGAGCACAACAGAACATAAATTTGTTTCCTTCCTGGTTTCTTAAAGTTCCTCTTAAAGTCTGACGTATTAACCACACATTTACATCTATGTTTGGGGGGAAGAATAAAAGattattttcctcttttctgaAAAGGGTGGGTGTTTCCTGCTCACATTGTCTGCTTATTTCCCCTAACCATCATGTTATATTCGTTTACTCTTGAAAATTTAGAAAAATCCACACTGTCCCACACTTCTCTGTGAGTCAGTTTCTCTAATGTAATgttatatatatagtatatatgtATACAAACATATAttctatatacatatacatatattctATATATGTATAGATATATGTAAAGTCcactggaaaaataaaaaaaaatctcactaAGATTTCCATCCTCTCCACTGCTTGTTTAACATGCATCTTTTTGCTTCACTGTATAAATGATTTTACCtgttatttctttttacttgAAAAATGTATACAGATGTAAATAGTAGCTGCAGTTAGGCTGTGTTATCACCATCTGAATACAGTCTAACCAGTGTAAAGCATGTAATATCCCAGCAAACACAGTCTTCAGTTTCCCATGTTGGTTTTCTTTCAATCCTCGCGATAAAAGCTGAAATCCGTCTTAACAAAAAGTCTCGCAGGCTGTTGTGATATGTTTCGCTGGTGTGCTATTGACACTTGAACTTGACAATCTCGTGTTTCTCTCTATGAAACTCTCCCTCATGAGCCAGTTTATCTGCTCACACGTTGCTGATGCGAACGCTGACAGGAGTCTCCCTGACCCGTGCACGGTCCTCGCCCCTCTGCTCCCTGTAGCTCAGCTCCAGACGAATCTTCTCCGGATCTGACACCTCGGACACAGGCCCGCCTCCGTTGCTCTGGTACCTGTGTTCGGGGCTGGATGGTTTGAAGATGGGGGTAGACTTGGTCTTTGCCACTTTGTCAAAGAAGGCGAAGTCTGCGACATATTTGCCAGATGGGGAGAGGGAGACTACAGGGGGGAACTCGTACCCCCAGAGGATCTCGTCTGGCAGGTAGGAAGTGCGAACCTGGCAGGTGGCAGAGGTTGGCTCCACGGTGGCGTTCATGATCACCAGCAGTTCAAAGTCGGCCAGTTCTGGATCTGTCCAGCCACCTCCTGATTGGAGGAAATGAGATGATCAGTGAAGTTTAAAAAGATGAGGCAGATctatcttatttatttatcttaagGGCCCCACTGGTAGTGCTCTTGAGATGTTATAAGAATTTCCTGTGAACAATATTAGGAATCTGcataaagatgaaaatgaaAGCTGGAACTGAAAGGAGGAAAAACATTGGCACGCAGCAACTGTTGAGCAACGGATGTTGAGTAAAATGAAGAATTAACAGAAGAGTTCTTGTGAAGAGTTGAGCTAAATCTAGACCCACCTACTCACTTCCTTCAGctacagtcttttttttttaacattaaccAAGTGTACTGACCTCAAAAAAGAggaagtatttttattttttttcagaatttaTTAGTCATCGTACCAGATTCCTGGTTAAATTAAAATTCTTCAGCTGTGAGGCACCTAGAGtacatgtaatgtaaataagCTGCATTCACAACGTGATTAACAGTAATCAGTAATGTGCCAGGGGGTCATGTGACACTCGACCTGTTCAGATCTGGTGTTAAATATTCAAGGCAGAGGTATAGTTGAAAGAAAATTGCTTACTTGCACACTTTAAAACTTGGGCGAAACTGTTTAGGAAACAGTTTAAAAGAGATCCTGCTTTCACATCAGTAAATACCGCTGACGTAGAGAAAAAAACGACTTTTTCAGTGGATACGATATGTGTTATTCTCCCGACTGGAGGATGAGGTTGATTTACCAATTAGCTCCACAGCTAGAGGTTCTTTTATCAAGAAATTCACATTTGATAGATATTGATCGATACATTTCAAAGTAAGTTTTTAAGTATCAAGCCCTTTCCAAATACTTTACAAAGATGCTTTTTTCTGTGTAACCAAACATCTGGTGCACTAGTTTGTGTTCCAAGGACAAACTACCCAAAAACATGGTAATCGAAGTCCCTCCTACCAGTTCTGAGGTCGAG
The sequence above is drawn from the Odontesthes bonariensis isolate fOdoBon6 chromosome 14, fOdoBon6.hap1, whole genome shotgun sequence genome and encodes:
- the LOC142398238 gene encoding uncharacterized protein LOC142398238: MAALVLLVIIALLDSLTAQGPGRVFVKSGTDLLLDANTTVRISKVTDFIWKFGSDNNVVKHRLPDIVFLDETYNGRANFSTHNYSLLIKNVQHHDSGSYSAILSGRKDQTVAKYNVRVQDPVSGAQLTVTPITNLSTSCNLTATCTAQDSNITATIQCNEQNCSLVKDPSLKITSNSASVDVYLQKHHIICNHSNGVSWELKKSKIVSYCETKSEIIPSFSAATSIGVGVGAACILAAVIFSIVCIGIKCKNRRSKRSEDIDPDKNEHEEYASGLSPTSIYSLVQTHSGPVNSVETNDSPQPETLYAQVNLANKSRPPTSNS